In Candidatus Polarisedimenticolia bacterium, the DNA window CATCATCCGGAAGCCGTACCGCACGTCCTGCAGCAAGGTTCCCATCGAGGTCTCTCCCTATTCGTTGCGCAGCGCGACCACCGGGTCGATGCGCGCGGCCCGGCGGGCCGGCAGGTACGATGCGAGCATTGCCAGAGAGGCCAGGGCCAGAGGCACGGCCGCGAGAACCATCGGATCGAGCGGACTGACGCCGAAGAGCAGCCCCGCCAGGAGCCGCGTCCCGGCCAGCGCGATCACCAGCCCCACCGCAATGCCGACCAGAGCGAGCTTCATCCCCTGCCAGAGGACCGCCGCCACGACGTCGCGCCGCATCGCCCCGAGCGCCATGCGGATGCCGATCTCGCGGGTACGCTGCTGGGTGGCGAGCGCGATGACGCCGTACAGCCCGGTGGCGGCCAGCAGAGATCCCAGCGCTCCCAGACAGAGCGTCACCCAGCCGGCCAGACGCTGCGGCAGTAATCCGAGCCCCGCATACTCCTCCAGCGACTGCGCGCTGAGGATCGGAAGATAGGGATTCATCGAGCGCAGCAGCGTGCGGACCGCGGGGATCACGGCCTCCGGCTGCCGGCTCCGCAGGATGAGCGTCAGACGGCTGATGTAATTCTGCTTCAGGGGCACGAAGATGAAGCTGCGAGGCGCTTCGCCCAGGGTGCGGTACTTCTGATCGCGCGCCACGCCGACGACCTCGAGGACCCGAGGCGTCTCGCCGGAATCCGAATTCAGGAGCTTCTGTCCCAGCGCTTCCTTGCCGGGCCACAAGCGGCGGGCCAGCGTCTCGTTGACGATGGCGGCCACCGTCGCCGCGCCCGGACGATCGGCTTCCGAGAAGTCGCGTCCGCGCAGCAGCGGGATCCCCATGTTGGCGAAATAGCCGGGCGTGACGGCGTTCCAGTCGACTTCCTGCGTCAGCTCGGACCCCGCCGGCGCCCCTTCCGGCGCGAGGCCGCCGAAGCCGCCCCCGCCGTCATCCAGCGGGAGGTCCCAGGCCAGCGATGCCGACTCGACGCCGGGGAGGGCACGCACGCGCCCCAGCAGCTCGTCCGCGAAGGCGATTCCTTCAGGCTCTTTCATTCCGGACAGGGAGAGATCGAGCCCGATCACCTGGAGATTCGCCAGCTCGAAGCCGGGATCGACCCGCGCCGCGCGACTCAGGGAGCGGGCGAACAGCCCGGCGCACACCAGCAGGAGCAACGTCACCGCCATCTGTCCGGCGACCAGGCCGTTGCGCATCCGGTAGCGGCGCGTGCCGGAGGAGGGCTCCTCCTTCAGCACCACCATCGGGTCGGTCTGCGAGATGCGCAGCGCCGGGACCAGCGACGCCAGCATTCCGGCCGCGATGCTCAGCGCCACACCGAACGCCAGGACGCGCCCGTCCAGCGGCAGATCGATGCGCACCGGCACGGGGAGCTCCGGCAGGAAAGCCAGCAGCAGGTCGCGAATCCACACGGCGCTCAGCAGTCCGGCTGTGCATCCGATCAGCGACAGCAGCACCCCTTCCGCCAGCAGCGTCCGCGCCACGCGCCAGCGCGTCGCTCCCATCGAGACGCGCAGCGCCGCCTCCTTGCGGCGCAGCTCGGCGCGCGCCAGGAACATTCCGGTCACATTGAAGCAGGCTATTAATAGGATGAGCCCGGAGAAGCCCAGCAGCGCGCCGAAGAAGCCCACGGCCAGCGAGCGTGCCTCGCCGGGGAGCGGCCCGCTGGCCATTACCGCGATTCCCTGGCCGCGGTTGTCCTCGGGAAACTCGCGCTCCAGCATCGCCGCGAGGGCCCCGAGATCGGCGCGCGCCTGCGGCAGCGTTACTCCGGGCTTCAAGCGTCCTACGCCCAGCATGAAGACCGCCATGCGGCTGTCCAGGGGATTGCCGTCGGGCCGGACCAGCGTCCAGGCATGCATCGGCAGCCACAGATCGGGAGCCAGCGGCGTGGTCCCGCGGAATCCTTCGGACGCCACGCCGACGACGGTGACCGCCTGCCCGTTGATCCGGATCGAATTGCCGACGATGCCCGCGTCGCCCCGGAAACGGCGCTGCCAGAAGGCATGGCTCAGGACCGCCGCCGGCTCGGCGCCTGCGACGTCGTTCGCTTCCTCGAAGAACCGGCCCGCCGCCGGGTGTGTCTCGAGGATGGCGAAGTAGTTCCCGGTGACCATCTCGGCGTAGGCCCGCTCCGCCGAGCCGCTGCCGCCGATGCTCACCGCCTTCGGCTCGAAGACCCAGCCGGCCAGACCGCTCAAGGTACGGTTGCGGTCGCGCAGGTCGCGGTAGTTGGGGTAGGAGAAATTATCGAAGCCGCGGCCGTCCTGCGTCCGGCCGACGTCCACCAGCTTTTCGGGATGTCCGATGCCGGGCGCCGGGCGCAGGAAAGCCTCATTGATCAGAGTAAAGGCGGCCGAGCTCGCCCCGATCCCCAGGGCCAGGGTCGGCACGGCCAGCAGCGTGAAGCCGGGTGACTTGCGCAGCATGCGCGCCGCGTACTTCAGGTCCTGCAAGAGGGGGGTCATTGCGTCTCCAGGCGCACGGATCGGGGGCCGCGAGATTCCCCGGAGCCTTGCGCTTCGGAGAATTCTGGGCGGCGAGGCATGGGTCTACTCGTAATGCAGCGCGGTGACGGGGTCGACGCTGGCGGCGCGCCGGGCCGGAAAGTAGCAGGCAATCAGGGCGACGCCCATCAGCAGCAGCGAGGTGGTCGCATAAGTGAGCGCGTCGAGCGCGCCCACGCCGAACAGGAGCTTCGAGATCAGACGCGTCAGGGCGAAGGCCCCGCCCAGCCCCAGGACGATGCCGCCCAAAACCAGCATCATCCCCTGGCGCAGGACCATGTCGAGCACGTCACGGCGCTGTGCGCCCAGCGCCATGCGCACCCCGATCTCCTGGGTGCGCGCGGCAACGGAGCAGGCCACCACGCCGTAGATCCCCACGGCGGCCAGGATCAGCGCCACCATCGCGAAGAAGCCGATCAGGGTGGTGGTGAAGCGGCGCGGGGCGGCGGAGGCGCGGATCAGGTCCTGCATCGTGCTGACGTCGGAGACCGGCTGGTCCTTGTCGAGCCCGAAGATCACCTGGCGCGCCGACGCCGTCAGCTGCGACGGGTCGCCGTCGGTCTTCAGAATGAAGGTATAGGTGTCCTGGGGGATCTGCGCGATCGGCTCGTACATCTGCAAGGTGTTCTTCGACTCGAGCCCGTAGTGCTTGACGTCCTTGACGACGCCGACGATCTCACGCACCGTGTCCGTGTCGTTCCCCATGCGCAGCTTTCGGCCGATCGGGTCCACTCCGGGGAAGAGGCGCTTCACGAAGGTCTCGTTCACCACCGCCACTCGGACGGAAGTCCGATCATCGCGCTCGTTGAACAGGCGTCCCTTCACCAGCGGAATGCCGAGTACCTTGAAGTAATCGGGACTCACCGCGTACCAGTTCGCCGAAGGCTGGTCACCCGACTCCACCGAGCTTCCCTCGATGGCGATGGAGTAGATCGTGTCGTTGCCGCCGAAGGGGATGAGCGTGGTGGCCGCGGCCGCTTTCACGCCGGGCAGGACCTGCATCTTCTCGAGCGCCTGCCGCGCGAAGGTCCACTGGTTCTCGGGCTTGGGGTACTTCTTCTCCGGCAGCGACACGCCCAGCGTCATGACGCCGTCCGGCTGCAGGCCGGTCTCCTGCTGCATGACGCGCACGAAGGAGCGCACCTGCAGCCCCGCGCCCACCAGCAGGACCAGGGAGATCGCCACCTGGGTCACCACCAGACCATTGCGCAGGCGGTGCCGGCCCGTCTCGGTGCCGCGACCTCCCTGCTTGAGGGTATCTTGAAGCCCGGTGTGCGAGATGAGGAAAGCAGGCGCCATCCCGAAGATAAGCCCCGAGAGCAGTGACAGCCCCAGGGTGAACAAGAAGACGGTCGTGTTGATCCCGACGTTCTGCATGCGAGGCAGATCGCCGGGCTGGAGCCATCGCAGCAACTCGACGCCCCATTGTCCGAGGAGGAGTCCGAGCCCGCCTCCCACCAGAGACAGGAGCAGGCTCTCGGTGAGGAGCTGGGCGATCAGCCGTCCTCTGCCCGCCCCGAGGGCGGCGCGCAGAGCGATCTCCTTCTGGCGGGCGGAGCCGCGCGCCAGCAGCAGATTGGTCACGTTGCCGCAGGCAATCAGCAGGACGAAGCCGACGGCGGCGAACAGCGACAGCAGCGCCGGACGGACGTCGCCGACGATCTCTTCATAAATGGGCACCACGTGGGCGCCCCAGTTCTTGCTCGAATCGGGGTACTGGACGGCCTGCGCGTTCGCAATCGTGGCCATCTCGGAGTTGGCGGCCTGGAGAGTAGCTCCGGGCTTCAGCCTCGCCATGACTACCAGGAAGTGCCCGCCGCGCATCTGCCTTTCGTCGGGCGTGAAGACGAGCGGCATCATCAGATCGGCCCCGGTCGGCAGGCGGAAGCCCTCGGGCATGATTCCGATGACAGTGTAGCTTTCTCCCCCGAGGGTAATCGGCTGCCCGATGATCTCCTTCTTGCCGCCGAAGCGCCGCTTCCAGATTCCGTCGCTCAGGATGGCGACTTTCTCCTGTCCGGATTCCCATTCCCCCGCCCGAAAGGCGCGTCCGATGACCGGCGGGACCCCGATGAGCTCGGAGATGCCGGCGGTGGGCTTCAACACCCCGATGCGCTCCGGCTCCCCCTCACCCGTCAGCACCATGGAGCTGCTCAGGAGGGCCACCATCGGGTCGAAGGACTTGCTCTGGGCTTGCCAGTCGATGAAGTGGGCCGGGGAAGCGGTGAACTTGGTCCACCCTTTGACGTGGTTGTGCTCCCAGATCATCATGACCCGGTCGGCGTCCTTGTACTGCAGCGGCTGCAGCAGCACGGCGTGGACGACGGAGAAGATGGCGGTGTTGGCGCCGATGCCCAGCCCCAGCGTGAGGACCGCGACGGCGGTGAAGCCGGGATGCTGAAACAGCAGCCTCACTCCGTAGCGGAGGTCGCGCAGGAGCGAGCGCATCAGATCGCCTCGACCGTCGTCTCGTCGACGATCCGTCCGTCGAACAGGTGCACCGTGCGGTCGGCATGCCGGGCGAAGCGCGGGTCGTGGGTCACCATGCAGATAGTCGAGCCGGTGCGGTGCAATCCGCGCAGCATCTCCATCACCGCGTCGCCGTTCTTGGAGTCGAGGTTTCCGGTCGGCTCGTCGGCCAGGAGCATCAGGGGATCGCCCACCAGGGCGCGGGCTACGGCGACGCGCTGCTGCTGACCGCCCGAGAGCTGGCTCGGCAGATGGCGGGCCCGGTGCCCCATGCCCACCTTTTCGAGCGCCTCATTGGCCTTCTTGGCGCGCTCCGGCGCCCGCATGCCGCGGTAGGTCAGCGGCAGCTCGACGTTCTCGAACACCGTCAGGTCACCGATCAGGTTGAAGCTCTGGAAGATGAACCCGATCTCGCGGTTGCGGATGCGCGCCCGCTCGCCCAGGTTCAGGTCCTGCACGGGGCGCCCGTTGAGGACGTAAGCGCCGTCGGTCGGGGAGTCCAGCAACCCCAGGATCGACAGGAGCGTGGACTTGCCGCATCCCGAGGGGCCGCCGATGGCGACATATTCGCCGGACTTGATCTCGAGATGCACGCCGGA includes these proteins:
- a CDS encoding ABC transporter permease, with the translated sequence MTPLLQDLKYAARMLRKSPGFTLLAVPTLALGIGASSAAFTLINEAFLRPAPGIGHPEKLVDVGRTQDGRGFDNFSYPNYRDLRDRNRTLSGLAGWVFEPKAVSIGGSGSAERAYAEMVTGNYFAILETHPAAGRFFEEANDVAGAEPAAVLSHAFWQRRFRGDAGIVGNSIRINGQAVTVVGVASEGFRGTTPLAPDLWLPMHAWTLVRPDGNPLDSRMAVFMLGVGRLKPGVTLPQARADLGALAAMLEREFPEDNRGQGIAVMASGPLPGEARSLAVGFFGALLGFSGLILLIACFNVTGMFLARAELRRKEAALRVSMGATRWRVARTLLAEGVLLSLIGCTAGLLSAVWIRDLLLAFLPELPVPVRIDLPLDGRVLAFGVALSIAAGMLASLVPALRISQTDPMVVLKEEPSSGTRRYRMRNGLVAGQMAVTLLLLVCAGLFARSLSRAARVDPGFELANLQVIGLDLSLSGMKEPEGIAFADELLGRVRALPGVESASLAWDLPLDDGGGGFGGLAPEGAPAGSELTQEVDWNAVTPGYFANMGIPLLRGRDFSEADRPGAATVAAIVNETLARRLWPGKEALGQKLLNSDSGETPRVLEVVGVARDQKYRTLGEAPRSFIFVPLKQNYISRLTLILRSRQPEAVIPAVRTLLRSMNPYLPILSAQSLEEYAGLGLLPQRLAGWVTLCLGALGSLLAATGLYGVIALATQQRTREIGIRMALGAMRRDVVAAVLWQGMKLALVGIAVGLVIALAGTRLLAGLLFGVSPLDPMVLAAVPLALASLAMLASYLPARRAARIDPVVALRNE
- a CDS encoding ABC transporter permease, producing the protein MRSLLRDLRYGVRLLFQHPGFTAVAVLTLGLGIGANTAIFSVVHAVLLQPLQYKDADRVMMIWEHNHVKGWTKFTASPAHFIDWQAQSKSFDPMVALLSSSMVLTGEGEPERIGVLKPTAGISELIGVPPVIGRAFRAGEWESGQEKVAILSDGIWKRRFGGKKEIIGQPITLGGESYTVIGIMPEGFRLPTGADLMMPLVFTPDERQMRGGHFLVVMARLKPGATLQAANSEMATIANAQAVQYPDSSKNWGAHVVPIYEEIVGDVRPALLSLFAAVGFVLLIACGNVTNLLLARGSARQKEIALRAALGAGRGRLIAQLLTESLLLSLVGGGLGLLLGQWGVELLRWLQPGDLPRMQNVGINTTVFLFTLGLSLLSGLIFGMAPAFLISHTGLQDTLKQGGRGTETGRHRLRNGLVVTQVAISLVLLVGAGLQVRSFVRVMQQETGLQPDGVMTLGVSLPEKKYPKPENQWTFARQALEKMQVLPGVKAAAATTLIPFGGNDTIYSIAIEGSSVESGDQPSANWYAVSPDYFKVLGIPLVKGRLFNERDDRTSVRVAVVNETFVKRLFPGVDPIGRKLRMGNDTDTVREIVGVVKDVKHYGLESKNTLQMYEPIAQIPQDTYTFILKTDGDPSQLTASARQVIFGLDKDQPVSDVSTMQDLIRASAAPRRFTTTLIGFFAMVALILAAVGIYGVVACSVAARTQEIGVRMALGAQRRDVLDMVLRQGMMLVLGGIVLGLGGAFALTRLISKLLFGVGALDALTYATTSLLLMGVALIACYFPARRAASVDPVTALHYE
- a CDS encoding ABC transporter ATP-binding protein, yielding MSENGQSLIRLEKVTKVFTTDEVETHALSGVHLEIKSGEYVAIGGPSGCGKSTLLSILGLLDSPTDGAYVLNGRPVQDLNLGERARIRNREIGFIFQSFNLIGDLTVFENVELPLTYRGMRAPERAKKANEALEKVGMGHRARHLPSQLSGGQQQRVAVARALVGDPLMLLADEPTGNLDSKNGDAVMEMLRGLHRTGSTICMVTHDPRFARHADRTVHLFDGRIVDETTVEAI